Proteins encoded together in one Flavobacteriales bacterium window:
- a CDS encoding PD40 domain-containing protein, whose product MKHGYALLLTASLLAPSASTFAQGENTTFTWKFEEGNKLMEEKLYNQSAEIWDQLVQEQPDNANLNYKLGYCYFHSYNQKHKALPYLEKAATQRSAGYGGFNTAGYDPFDMREKNAPVEVDYYLGRAYHLNGEYDKADGSYQKFLDGADKGHELYPMAVRGKEQTANARKLISDPKPYQISNVGKVVNQDHPDFSPVLSVDGNALFFTSRRVRPDSSNSGVIDPVAGLPFENIYVSYKDREGNWQAPELLNINPPEGGHLASVNVSADGQTLFIYRDDGGDGNLYESRLVGELWSDPVLIGSDVNSKSWETHAAITADGNTLYFVSDRKGGAGGRDIYRVVKLPTGEWSKAQSIGNVVNTPYDEDAVFIHPNGRTMFFASKGHNSMGGFDIFTTEMQEDGTWTPPVNIGVPLNTVDDDVFFVTTADGRRGYFSSDKIGGYGEKDIYFVDLPEEMEAEGLTVLKGFIIPPPGTTLPPSTILYVTDKASGEVKTYKPRQRDGVYVVILPPCKEYNLDYRVDDKTIHTEDIYVECETAYQEINKEIYLNPVSITGPASIVDLPKGSPPGSKEKGEPTKSGEKAKPEEYLTDAQLKEKGKTHTMPDASYAAEYAKYYEYNKKDIDQAETDWKGFIDTVVGLIDKNGKATIVIEASASKVPTRTFGTNENLSRQRMDDARKRLIEAVQARGKNADVIYLEAINSLVQGPAYKGDYINTEKYGKFQYVKLKTR is encoded by the coding sequence ATGAAGCACGGCTACGCGCTCCTCCTCACCGCCTCACTGCTCGCCCCTTCGGCCTCCACCTTCGCCCAGGGCGAGAACACCACCTTCACGTGGAAATTCGAGGAAGGCAACAAGCTGATGGAGGAGAAGCTCTACAACCAGTCCGCCGAGATCTGGGACCAGCTGGTGCAGGAGCAACCGGACAACGCGAACCTGAACTACAAGCTGGGCTATTGCTATTTCCACTCCTACAATCAGAAGCACAAGGCCCTGCCTTATCTGGAGAAGGCGGCGACCCAGCGGAGCGCTGGATATGGTGGTTTCAACACGGCCGGATACGACCCCTTCGACATGCGGGAGAAGAACGCCCCCGTGGAGGTGGACTACTATCTGGGGCGCGCCTACCACCTCAATGGTGAATACGATAAAGCCGACGGGTCGTACCAGAAGTTCCTGGACGGGGCGGACAAAGGCCATGAGCTTTATCCCATGGCGGTGCGCGGCAAGGAGCAGACGGCGAATGCCCGCAAGCTCATCAGCGACCCCAAACCCTACCAGATCAGCAACGTGGGCAAGGTGGTGAACCAGGACCACCCGGACTTCAGCCCGGTGCTGAGCGTGGACGGGAACGCGCTCTTCTTCACCAGCCGACGCGTGCGGCCGGACAGTTCCAACAGCGGTGTCATCGACCCGGTGGCCGGTCTGCCCTTCGAGAACATCTACGTGAGCTACAAGGACCGGGAGGGCAATTGGCAGGCCCCCGAACTCCTCAACATCAACCCGCCCGAAGGCGGACACTTGGCCAGCGTGAACGTTTCGGCCGACGGACAGACCCTGTTCATCTACCGCGATGACGGCGGCGACGGCAACCTCTACGAGAGCCGACTGGTGGGTGAATTGTGGAGTGACCCGGTGCTGATCGGCAGCGATGTGAACAGCAAGAGCTGGGAGACGCACGCTGCGATCACCGCGGACGGCAACACCCTCTATTTCGTGAGCGACCGAAAGGGAGGTGCTGGAGGCCGGGACATCTACCGGGTGGTGAAGCTGCCCACCGGGGAGTGGAGCAAGGCCCAGAGCATCGGCAACGTGGTGAACACACCGTACGACGAGGATGCCGTTTTCATCCACCCCAACGGCCGCACGATGTTCTTCGCCAGCAAGGGCCACAACAGCATGGGCGGCTTCGACATCTTCACCACCGAGATGCAGGAGGACGGCACGTGGACCCCTCCGGTGAACATCGGGGTGCCCCTGAACACCGTGGACGACGATGTGTTCTTCGTGACGACGGCCGACGGTCGCCGCGGCTACTTCAGTTCCGACAAGATCGGGGGCTATGGCGAGAAGGACATCTACTTCGTGGACCTGCCCGAGGAGATGGAAGCCGAAGGTCTTACCGTGTTGAAGGGCTTCATCATCCCCCCGCCGGGCACCACCCTGCCGCCGAGCACCATCCTGTACGTGACCGACAAGGCCAGCGGTGAGGTGAAGACGTACAAGCCTCGCCAGCGCGATGGCGTGTACGTGGTGATCCTGCCGCCCTGCAAGGAGTACAACCTCGACTACCGGGTGGACGACAAAACGATCCATACCGAGGACATCTACGTGGAGTGCGAGACCGCCTATCAGGAGATCAACAAGGAGATCTACCTGAACCCGGTGAGCATCACCGGTCCCGCCAGCATCGTGGACCTGCCGAAGGGCTCGCCTCCGGGCAGCAAGGAGAAGGGTGAACCCACCAAGTCGGGCGAGAAGGCCAAGCCGGAGGAGTACCTCACCGATGCGCAGCTGAAGGAAAAGGGCAAGACCCACACCATGCCCGACGCCAGCTACGCCGCCGAATACGCCAAGTACTACGAGTACAACAAGAAGGACATCGACCAGGCCGAGACGGACTGGAAGGGCTTCATCGATACCGTGGTGGGGCTGATCGACAAGAACGGCAAGGCCACCATCGTCATCGAGGCCAGCGCCTCCAAAGTGCCCACCAGGACCTTCGGCACCAACGAGAACCTGAGCCGCCAGCGGATGGATGACGCCCGCAAACGCCTGATCGAGGCCGTGCAAGCCCGCGGGAAGAACGCAGACGTCATCTACCTCGAGGCCATCAACTCCCTGGTACAGGGACCGGCGTACAAAGGCGATTACATCAACACCGAGAAGTACGGCAAGTTCCAGTACGTCAAGCTGAAGACCCGCTGA
- a CDS encoding DUF2141 domain-containing protein, whose protein sequence is MAQGTLVVDVAVPQSGPGPLMVAVCPDAASFSTDKGCLQRKVEAVRPSTTLRFTELPEGRYAVKAFLDLNGNDALDRNPQGLPAEPIGFSNDVLGKPSAVLFEKAAVPVTATGATVKFRLRGMAPATKP, encoded by the coding sequence ATGGCACAGGGCACCCTGGTGGTGGACGTGGCCGTGCCACAGTCCGGCCCAGGACCGCTGATGGTCGCCGTTTGCCCGGACGCCGCCTCGTTCAGCACGGATAAGGGCTGTCTGCAGCGCAAGGTGGAGGCGGTGCGCCCGTCGACCACGCTCCGGTTCACTGAGTTGCCCGAAGGGCGCTACGCCGTGAAGGCCTTCCTCGATCTCAACGGCAACGACGCGCTGGACAGGAACCCCCAGGGCTTGCCGGCTGAGCCGATCGGCTTCAGCAACGATGTGCTGGGCAAACCATCGGCCGTGCTGTTCGAGAAGGCGGCCGTTCCCGTGACCGCCACAGGCGCGACGGTGAAGTTCCGCCTGCGTGGCATGGCGCCCGCCACCAAGCCCTGA
- a CDS encoding fumarylacetoacetate hydrolase family protein, which translates to MKCICIGRNYGDHVRELGNAAPEEPVFFLKPFTAIAHPGRPLKLPSHLGTIHHELELVCVLDGYAKDIPAAMAPGMISAYTLGLDLTARDIQNDLKAKGLPWEKAKAFDDSAVIGDVHLPMTSATDLQSFQIELLRNGTLVQRGRTRDMLFPVHELIAYVSRFITLEPGDLLFTGTPAGVGPIAVGDTLEGILDGKRMLRVTVE; encoded by the coding sequence ATGAAGTGCATCTGCATCGGCCGCAACTACGGTGACCACGTCCGCGAGCTCGGCAACGCGGCGCCGGAGGAGCCGGTCTTCTTCCTGAAGCCCTTCACGGCCATCGCCCACCCCGGCCGGCCTCTGAAACTCCCCTCCCACTTGGGCACCATCCACCACGAGCTGGAACTGGTGTGCGTGCTGGACGGCTACGCCAAGGACATCCCCGCCGCCATGGCCCCGGGCATGATCAGCGCCTACACCCTGGGCCTCGACCTCACCGCGCGCGACATCCAGAACGACCTCAAGGCCAAAGGGCTGCCTTGGGAAAAGGCCAAGGCCTTCGATGACAGTGCCGTGATCGGCGACGTGCACCTGCCGATGACCAGCGCCACCGACCTGCAAAGCTTCCAGATCGAGCTCCTGCGCAATGGGACGCTCGTGCAGCGCGGTCGCACTCGCGACATGCTCTTCCCCGTCCACGAGCTCATCGCCTATGTGTCGCGCTTCATCACGCTGGAGCCGGGTGACCTGCTGTTCACCGGCACACCGGCGGGCGTGGGCCCCATCGCCGTGGGTGACACCCTGGAGGGCATCCTCGACGGCAAACGCATGTTGCGCGTCACCGTGGAGTGA
- a CDS encoding CBS domain-containing protein, whose translation MELYLDSADIKEIDEAFKLGFLTGLTTTPTFMHRGGVTNIDKMILDLAKKVPILQVEALGETAEEVVKEAKRQLKMGLKKETTVFKIPVSLEGLRACKMLRNEGIMVNVHLVYTIQQAYMAMQAGATYVCPLVGRLQDQGHDALALVEQCVRAVNYYGYDTKIMFSSVRTVEHVRNAVDLGVHTITVPWKLMKQLTDNHFTAIGTKQFYVDTRLITMKVKDVLSRSNPTVKDSATVSEALVEMTKHGFGAVMVVDSKGKNVGVFTDGGLRRGIEKEGNKFLTKKLSTLKFSAPFTINPEALLDEAQKAFKEHKVDTLSVSENGKQLGMLDIQDLMKAIAG comes from the coding sequence ATGGAACTCTACCTCGACAGCGCCGACATCAAGGAGATCGACGAAGCCTTCAAGCTCGGCTTCCTCACCGGCCTCACCACCACGCCCACCTTCATGCACCGGGGCGGGGTCACCAACATCGACAAGATGATCCTCGACCTCGCCAAGAAGGTCCCCATCCTGCAGGTGGAGGCCCTGGGCGAGACCGCCGAGGAGGTGGTGAAGGAGGCCAAGCGCCAGCTGAAGATGGGCCTGAAGAAGGAGACCACCGTCTTCAAGATCCCTGTGAGCCTCGAGGGACTGCGTGCGTGCAAGATGCTGCGCAACGAGGGCATCATGGTGAACGTGCACTTGGTGTACACCATTCAGCAGGCCTACATGGCCATGCAGGCCGGGGCCACCTATGTGTGCCCGCTCGTCGGCCGCCTGCAGGACCAGGGCCACGATGCCCTCGCCCTCGTGGAGCAGTGCGTGCGCGCCGTGAACTATTACGGCTACGACACCAAGATCATGTTCAGCAGCGTGCGCACCGTGGAGCACGTGCGCAACGCCGTGGACCTCGGGGTGCACACGATCACCGTGCCCTGGAAGCTGATGAAGCAGCTCACCGACAACCACTTCACGGCCATCGGCACCAAGCAGTTCTACGTGGACACGCGCCTGATCACCATGAAGGTGAAGGACGTGCTCTCGCGCAGCAACCCGACCGTGAAGGACAGCGCCACGGTGAGCGAAGCGCTGGTGGAGATGACCAAGCACGGCTTCGGCGCGGTGATGGTGGTGGATAGCAAGGGCAAGAACGTGGGCGTGTTCACCGATGGCGGCCTGCGCCGTGGCATCGAGAAGGAGGGCAACAAGTTCCTCACGAAAAAGCTGAGCACCCTGAAGTTCAGCGCACCCTTCACCATCAACCCGGAAGCCCTGCTCGACGAGGCCCAGAAGGCCTTCAAGGAGCACAAGGTGGACACGTTGAGCGTGAGCGAGAACGGCAAGCAGCTCGGCATGCTCGACATCCAGGACCTGATGAAGGCGATCGCGGGATAG
- a CDS encoding phosphatase — MSLLLPFTTHGLRVIGSEPELLRRLARTKAVLFDWDGVFNDGFKDAEGGSPFSEVGSMGVNLLRFALWLRNGHLPKAAVITGQHNPYAERFAQRERLHGVYMGFTNKPEAFDAFLAKHGLQADEVAFFFDDVLDLPVAARCGLRVMIGSPVTAWLVEQAIARGEVDLVTGNSGGNNGLREATDAVMALLGVGRDVLAHRATYSGTYQRYLGERQAVAPEIVRNAR; from the coding sequence ATGTCCCTCCTCCTCCCCTTCACCACCCACGGCCTCCGCGTCATCGGATCGGAGCCTGAGCTGCTGCGTCGCCTGGCCCGCACCAAGGCCGTGCTCTTCGATTGGGACGGCGTGTTCAACGACGGCTTCAAGGATGCGGAGGGCGGCAGTCCGTTCAGTGAGGTGGGCAGCATGGGCGTGAACCTGCTGCGCTTCGCCCTGTGGCTGCGCAACGGCCACCTGCCCAAGGCCGCGGTGATCACCGGCCAGCACAATCCGTACGCGGAGCGCTTCGCCCAGCGCGAGCGGCTGCACGGCGTGTACATGGGCTTCACCAACAAGCCCGAGGCCTTCGATGCCTTCCTTGCGAAGCACGGGCTGCAGGCCGATGAGGTGGCCTTCTTCTTCGACGATGTGCTGGACCTACCGGTGGCGGCGCGCTGCGGCCTGCGGGTGATGATCGGCAGCCCGGTGACGGCATGGCTCGTGGAGCAGGCCATCGCACGCGGCGAGGTGGACCTCGTTACGGGCAACAGTGGCGGGAACAATGGGCTGCGCGAGGCCACGGATGCCGTGATGGCCCTGCTGGGGGTGGGTCGGGACGTGCTCGCACACCGCGCCACCTACTCGGGGACCTACCAGCGCTACCTGGGCGAGCGCCAGGCGGTGGCGCCTGAGATCGTGCGGAACGCGCGCTGA
- the kdsA gene encoding 3-deoxy-8-phosphooctulonate synthase: MTKIVHVGPIACGSDQLFLISGPCVIETEDVMLRTAEKLKEVSERMKVPVIYKSSFTKDNRSSVDFYQGPGLDEGLKLLARIKKDFGFPILTDIHYPSQAKPAAEVVDVLQIPAYLVMQTTLVTEAAKTGAVINLKHAQFLAPENMINPAKKCESVGNDKVILTERGYTFGYNDLVVDPRAFYHMRRTGYPLVFDITHSIRKYGIPSADPRGGNRDVMPTIARSGVAAGVDGVFIETHPDPSKALCDAASQLCVYDLEEFLKPLLDIHAVEVKHRNTSVIA; encoded by the coding sequence ATGACCAAGATCGTCCACGTCGGCCCCATCGCCTGCGGCTCCGACCAGCTCTTCCTCATCTCCGGTCCCTGCGTGATCGAGACCGAGGACGTGATGCTGCGTACCGCCGAAAAGCTCAAGGAAGTGAGCGAGCGCATGAAAGTGCCCGTGATCTACAAGAGCAGCTTCACCAAGGACAATCGCAGCAGCGTGGACTTCTACCAGGGCCCCGGCCTGGACGAGGGCTTGAAGTTGCTCGCGCGCATCAAGAAGGACTTCGGCTTCCCCATTCTGACGGACATCCACTACCCCAGCCAGGCCAAGCCCGCCGCCGAGGTGGTGGACGTGCTCCAGATCCCAGCCTACCTGGTGATGCAGACCACGCTGGTGACCGAGGCGGCGAAGACCGGCGCCGTGATCAACCTGAAGCACGCGCAGTTCCTCGCCCCGGAGAACATGATCAATCCGGCGAAGAAATGCGAGAGCGTGGGCAACGACAAGGTGATCCTCACCGAGCGCGGTTACACCTTCGGGTACAACGACCTGGTGGTGGACCCGCGGGCCTTCTACCACATGCGCCGCACGGGCTATCCGCTCGTGTTCGACATCACGCACAGCATCCGCAAGTACGGCATCCCCAGCGCCGACCCGCGCGGCGGCAACCGTGATGTGATGCCCACCATCGCCCGCTCCGGTGTGGCCGCTGGCGTGGATGGCGTGTTCATCGAAACGCACCCCGATCCCAGCAAAGCCCTCTGCGACGCCGCCAGCCAGCTCTGCGTGTACGACCTGGAGGAATTCCTGAAGCCTCTGCTCGACATCCACGCCGTGGAGGTGAAGCACCGCAACACGAGCGTGATCGCTTAA
- a CDS encoding leucyl/phenylalanyl-tRNA--protein transferase, with the protein MSRTTEVPVIPVHVLMAAYGEGRFPMAHADGELYWHDPDPRAVFDLDALRPNTRLARIMRNPGLLITRDQAFTAVIDACADRAETWIDARIRATYAQLHRAGHAHSVEVWSAEGTGTRALIGGIYGVALGGAFFGESLFHRRPNAGKVAFHALAEHLRQRGFTLFDSQYLNPFTASLGAVEVPRARFLRMLAAAKQVPACF; encoded by the coding sequence ATGAGCCGGACGACCGAGGTACCGGTGATCCCGGTGCATGTCCTGATGGCCGCCTACGGTGAAGGCCGTTTCCCCATGGCCCATGCCGATGGAGAGCTCTACTGGCACGATCCCGATCCCCGGGCGGTGTTCGACCTGGACGCCCTAAGGCCCAATACCCGCCTTGCCCGGATCATGCGCAACCCGGGTCTTCTCATCACCCGGGATCAGGCTTTCACGGCCGTGATCGACGCCTGCGCGGATCGTGCGGAGACCTGGATCGACGCGCGCATCCGGGCCACCTACGCCCAGCTGCACCGGGCCGGGCATGCCCATAGCGTGGAGGTCTGGTCCGCCGAAGGCACCGGCACGCGCGCGCTGATCGGCGGCATCTATGGAGTGGCCCTCGGCGGGGCCTTTTTCGGGGAGAGCCTCTTCCATCGCCGGCCGAATGCGGGCAAGGTGGCGTTCCACGCCCTGGCCGAGCACCTCCGCCAGCGCGGGTTCACGCTGTTCGACTCACAGTATTTGAACCCCTTCACGGCCAGCCTGGGTGCGGTGGAGGTCCCGCGGGCAAGGTTCTTGCGTATGCTTGCCGCCGCCAAGCAGGTGCCTGCATGCTTCTGA
- a CDS encoding 2-oxo acid dehydrogenase subunit E2 → MAQNEILLPKMGESVAEATIIKWLKNEGDRVAADEPIVEIATDKVDSEVPAPHDGVLVKRLVNEGDVVKVGQPIAAISSGAEAPAAAPVAAPAAAVATNGRQAAITTAQPIGAAVTRTGPSGKFYSPLVRTIAEQEGVTMAELEAIAGSGEGGRVTKKDLLDYLPKRGAAPASPAAMPASPAPAPAPTGAKPSAPKVVPGPGDEVIEMDRMRKLIADHMVMSKATSPHVTSFVEADVTNLVLWRDRVKSAFEKREGEKLTFTPIFVMAIAQAIKEMPMINIQVDGHTIIRKRDINIGMAAALPTGNLIVPVIKNADQLNLVGLARKVNDLAKRARENKLQPDEISGGTYTVTNVGTFGNVLGTPVINQPQVAIMATGAIRKKPAVLETPAGDVIAVRHMMFLSHSYDHRVVDGALGGRFVRRVADILEGWSLDQDI, encoded by the coding sequence CCGCCGATGAGCCCATCGTGGAGATCGCCACCGACAAGGTGGACAGCGAGGTGCCGGCGCCGCATGACGGCGTGTTGGTGAAACGCCTCGTGAATGAAGGGGACGTGGTGAAGGTGGGCCAGCCGATCGCGGCCATCAGCTCGGGGGCCGAGGCACCCGCAGCGGCACCGGTGGCCGCCCCGGCCGCAGCCGTCGCCACCAACGGTCGTCAGGCCGCCATCACCACAGCTCAACCCATCGGTGCGGCCGTCACCCGCACGGGCCCCAGTGGCAAGTTCTACAGCCCGCTGGTGCGCACCATCGCGGAGCAGGAAGGCGTGACCATGGCCGAGCTCGAGGCCATCGCCGGCAGCGGAGAGGGGGGGCGGGTGACCAAGAAGGACCTGCTGGACTACCTGCCGAAGCGCGGTGCGGCACCGGCCTCGCCGGCGGCGATGCCAGCCTCCCCTGCCCCTGCCCCTGCCCCTACGGGCGCGAAACCCTCGGCACCCAAGGTAGTGCCCGGCCCCGGCGACGAGGTGATCGAGATGGACCGCATGCGCAAGCTGATCGCCGACCACATGGTGATGAGCAAGGCCACCAGCCCGCACGTCACCAGCTTCGTGGAAGCCGATGTGACGAACCTGGTGCTGTGGCGCGATCGGGTGAAGAGCGCGTTCGAGAAACGGGAGGGCGAGAAGCTGACCTTCACGCCCATTTTCGTGATGGCCATCGCGCAGGCCATCAAAGAGATGCCGATGATCAACATCCAGGTGGACGGTCACACGATCATCCGCAAGCGCGACATCAACATCGGCATGGCGGCGGCGCTTCCGACAGGCAACCTCATCGTACCGGTGATCAAGAACGCCGATCAATTGAACCTGGTGGGTCTGGCGCGGAAGGTGAACGACCTGGCCAAGCGTGCACGGGAGAACAAGCTGCAACCCGATGAGATCAGCGGAGGCACGTACACGGTGACCAACGTGGGCACCTTCGGCAACGTGCTGGGCACGCCGGTGATCAACCAGCCCCAGGTGGCGATCATGGCCACGGGAGCGATCCGGAAGAAACCGGCGGTGCTCGAGACCCCGGCCGGGGATGTGATCGCCGTGCGGCACATGATGTTCCTGAGCCACAGCTACGACCACCGGGTCGTGGACGGGGCGTTGGGCGGCCGCTTCGTGCGCCGCGTGGCGGACATTCTGGAAGGCTGGTCCCTGGACCAGGACATATGA
- a CDS encoding 3'-5' exonuclease: MRLQLQRPLAFFDLETTGTRIGQDRIVQIGIVRMTPDGRRQPWQSFVNPGMPIPPEATAVHGITDAMVLEAPYLEAVADEVLAALEGCDLAGFNVIRFDVPFLAEELHRVGRSWDTSSLRVVDVQRIFHRMEPRDLTAALRFYCGRDHKGAHDALADVEATADVLLAQLERYGDLPSDVDQLGEFSGDRQRSPDAAGKLAFDQNGQVCLTFGKYRGWPLESIGRNDPGYLQWLMTKAELPGSTLAVMRKALEDLNSVS, encoded by the coding sequence ATGCGCCTGCAGCTTCAACGGCCCCTGGCCTTCTTCGATCTGGAGACCACCGGCACCCGCATCGGGCAGGACCGCATCGTGCAGATCGGCATCGTGCGCATGACCCCCGATGGTCGGCGGCAGCCCTGGCAGAGCTTTGTGAACCCCGGAATGCCCATCCCGCCAGAGGCCACCGCAGTGCATGGCATTACGGATGCGATGGTGCTGGAGGCCCCCTACCTGGAGGCCGTGGCGGATGAGGTGCTGGCCGCTTTGGAAGGCTGCGATCTCGCGGGCTTCAACGTCATCCGCTTCGATGTGCCCTTCCTGGCCGAGGAACTGCATCGCGTCGGCCGGTCCTGGGACACATCCTCCTTGCGCGTCGTGGACGTGCAACGCATCTTCCACCGGATGGAACCCCGGGACCTGACCGCAGCACTCCGGTTCTACTGCGGCCGGGACCACAAAGGGGCCCACGACGCATTGGCCGATGTGGAGGCCACCGCCGACGTGCTTCTGGCCCAGCTGGAGCGTTACGGCGACCTGCCTTCGGATGTGGACCAGCTCGGGGAGTTCAGTGGCGATCGCCAGCGAAGCCCCGATGCTGCGGGAAAGCTGGCCTTCGACCAGAACGGACAGGTCTGTCTCACCTTCGGCAAGTACCGGGGCTGGCCGCTGGAGTCCATCGGGCGGAACGATCCCGGCTACCTGCAATGGCTGATGACCAAGGCCGAACTGCCCGGCAGCACGCTGGCGGTGATGCGGAAGGCCCTGGAGGATCTCAACAGCGTGAGCTGA